In Lycium barbarum isolate Lr01 chromosome 9, ASM1917538v2, whole genome shotgun sequence, the DNA window GAGGGAAACAAATCTATCacaaatttatatatttattattaattGTCTTGTTATTATATTTGTAACGGAATATTCAATCCGTCACAATTTTTGTCACGGATTTGTGACAAATAATTGTCATTTTTTCTTAGCAGCCTTAATTTGTGACGAAAATATGTCCGTCACAAAAATCATATTTAAAATTTGTCACAAATCCGTTACCCTCAAAATTTTTATGGGAAAAAAAagttttttacatttttttatgTATGAAAGGTTGATCCATCACAATTCCGTCACAATTTGTGATAGAACTGCTCCGTCTCAAATATTCCGTCACAATTTTGACATTTTCTTGTAGTGTGTAAGTCGCTAGCTTTTCGCTGATCATTTATTGTTTAGTTAAAATTAAAATGATATGATTAGAGAAGTGAGATTACTTTTAAAATTTTTGTCGTTATTTCATTTTTTCTATCGACCAAAGTCCAAACAAACATTTGATACCATTCCAAGTGCTAGCACAGGAAGTCAGGAACTTTAGACGCTAAAGAAACTTGGACTTCAAATAAGAGTTACAAATGATAATCTTTCTCACAATAAGAGTTACAAATGATACTGTTTGTTTATATACACAAAAAGCGTATCATAGGCTGAAGCTTTCAATTTCACAATGACAAAATCCATGCTTTGTGATATTCTGATGCCCTTCTCTCAAAGTTTGTTCATCCTTTcaaagttgaaaagaaaagagaTGACAAGATTGGTCACTTTTAAGTGAACTCACAAAATTTAAGGAATCATTCTGCAGTAACAAAGTGCTTATACAATTAAGACACATAAAATGATTAAGCTGACTTGTTGCGAAGCAGTTCTGGATACAGGCTCTTCTGAGGTTGTGAATCACCTAAGAGAAAGAAACAACTTATGCAACGATAATATACATCGCATTCTTAGTCAGGAAAAGTGATGATAAACATGCTTCTGTTGATCTGGTTACATCCTCGGAAGTAAATGCTTGTTCATTTAATTGTCATGGTCATGTTTATGAATCAGTTCTTCCCAATGATATCTAGGTTGCCAGACTAGTACAATGCTTGTTCAAGAAACACGTGGAGTGAATTGGCATTCTCTTTGTGAAACAGAAAATAAAATGTTCCAATCAAAAATACAATAGAAGTAAAAGAGAAGGATAAACCATTAAAAAGATCGTGTCAAGGACTACAAAGTTGATGACGTGACAACTGACCTTGTTGTCACCAATCACACAATTTCAGATGCATCGTCTGGAGCTTTAAGTTTTCCAGTCTTAAGTATATTTTCCAGTGCATTCTGACATCTGAAGAAGTAGATATTAGTATGTCTATGGAAAATCTATTCTGGAAAAGGAATGCTAATTTAAATACCTCCAAGGTAGATGGTCCAGGAACATGTATGGTGATACTATTATATCTTTAAATGCTTCTCTTTTCGCTACATATGCCCTAAACCTGCAGCTTCTCTCCCAAGTTCTCAAGCGTTTCCACAAGGGTTGATGAAGGCCATCCTTCTGTGGCACAATATGGATAACAAGACCAGGTAAATACAACTCCGGGATACTCAATGATGACTTATTTTGGGAAGATGGAACAGCCTCCATAAATTCGGTTAAAGGATCACCAAATGGACTTGAACCAGAAGTGGAGCAATTGAAAGGACTGTTGAAACGATTTAATGAATCAGTTGAACCGATTTTATCATCAGAGCTAAGATCTGTATCTAAGTCATGCAAAACAGAGGATCCTGGTTCATGCTTAGCCAATCCTGCAGAAATAGTAGCACTTTTGCATGAAAAAGTGAAATAGTTACAAATAGAAGAAACTGCAGACAAATACAGTTAACTAGACACAACATGATTAAATGAGGCATGTATTCACACGGCAAATTCAAAAGTCCAGTAGTACCATTTTCAAGCTGGCTATGGTTGATTTGGTTTGTACAACTTGACAAAGAATTAACTGACGATTCTCCATCGTTCATGCTTTTCTGACAGACAGTCAGTGAAGTAAAGTGATGAGCAAGTTTAAGAATTGTTGTAATATCAACAGTGCCATCTTCTGATAGTGCCTTAAGTGCAGCTGCTTGAAGTCTCATAATTGATGCTACTGAAAGGCGTGCTGAAAATTCATCATTGTTTACAATGCTGGAAGATGTTAAAATAAAAATGGAAGTTAATTTAATAGCATATGAGCAGCAACACTCAGTTGTGGCAGAGATAATAACACACTGAAAATACCTGGTAATGAATTCTGAACAAACATCTGCTACCACCAGACCCACACATGGGAGAGCACCATATGTGTAGACGTGTAAATCTGGATACTGTTTGCGTAGCTGCTCAACAAAATATAGTAATTTGATTTATAAATAGGCTAGAGGTAGTAACTCCAGAAATTTATATCAATTAAGAAAATAACTGATTGGAAATATATGGAGATCAAAGTGACCATTACAAAATTCAAAGTACGGAGATGAACTTCACAAATCTTTACATAACTAGGGATTGTCTAGTTATGTAATCTAGACAATCTAACAATAAAATACTTTTTTCTGTGCTTGAACTAATCCGCCATTGTTTACACAAAATGAGTCTATTAAAATCAGGGGTGCATTAATCAGCAATTCAGTTACCCAATAAAGAAACTGTGTTTTCTAATAGATGGTCTTGCACGTTcaagtatatatattttaaagaTATGTAGTCCAGTTCAGATCATACCCCAAGGATAGCTGATGAAATCTATTGACAGCATATTTATTGGAGATGATACTATCCATTAAAATATCAGAATAATATATTTGGTTGAAAAGCTTTACCAGTGTAAGAATGTGAGAATGTGATTTTAACAAAGAAAATCACCAGCTAGATAAACAAACAAGTGAATTTGATtcaatcaccctctattattctgAATCCAGATGCTTATGAAGCAAAAGTGACACCGACACAAAAAAAATACAATTATCAcacatttttttcttttgttctttggaCAAGTTTCACCAAAAGGAAGAGGAGGGAGGGGGGTGGGGGAGGAGAGGGGAGAGAGGGAAAACGGCATGCATGTCCTGTACAAAGAGCGGCCAGACATGACAGAAAAGTTCCAGGAATGCATTTCATTAGACAAATGAATACCTTCATTCCTAGTAAAGCAGCAATAGCTCCTCCAAGGGAATGCCCCACTATTCGCACACCATATCCCTCACACTCACATCCTACTCCCAGCAATGAGGAGAGAAATCCACCTGATATAGACAAAGCACACATATTTTTACAAAATATCATAGCAGATGCGGAGGTTTAATTCGAAGGGGAAAGATAAATCAATTCACTTCGTAAATTTGTTGGAGTATGATGATAGCTAAAGAGGTAAAGCCAAGCTGTGGCAACCTTATATaagggccttttttttttttttttttttactggtaAAGTTAAAACCTTAAGTGGGTTCCTCTTTTTTAaaccaaaaaatatatatatatatatataaaaactcaaaaaatcaaaaaaaaaaaaaaaaattaagtgggTTCCTCTTTGCCACGTATATAAGGGCCTTATATACACTCCTTCATATCAAACATGTCAACCTGCAATTCTAGCACTAATAACTCATCTCAGCATTTAACTAGATGCTACGCATGATTTCAGGTCAAAAATAAATAGATACAAGCATTACATAATCCCGAAAACAATGCACTGTACCATCTCCAGAATTTCCATCTACTTGCATGTAAAGATCACGTGCGGCCTCAACTACTCCAGAGTGTGCATGGTGTGGTGTGGATGAAACCACTCTTTGACGAATGCATGGGTCAAAATGATTGCCACTGAAAGAGAATGAtgcattaaaaaagaaaaaaaaaacagtgtaGTCAAATACTGCTGCTTATATGCTATGCAGAAACCAAGTACGGCAAATTTAGGCAGTAATCGGAGCAAAAcgagaaaatcacataatattgCTACAAAGAATGTTCAATCTCTTCTTGGTTCCTCAATCTAACCCAGTAAATCTCTTATGTGAGTGTAGATCATTTTTCCTtattttttatgtgttttttttttttttttttttataattgtggTGTTTGGGCCAGCTTACctacacctcgactaattccacgaggTACctactacctcccaccagcatagGTAACGGGTATCTCTATCCACCAAGGCTGGGAAGAAATCAACTAGTGTTTTTTGCCTCCAttgggatttgaacctgagacctcatggttctcaacccacttcattttTATGGTTTTAGCTTTAGGTTGAACACTATAATGTGTTACTATGGTGTATATCATTTCCACTTTATGTAACATTGCTTTATTAGAGAATATGGACTATGGACCCAACTCAACTCCAAAAGTTAGCTTTATTACATCCTATACACTTAAACAATGCGGGACTGTAACATCTCCTCCATTCTCGGTACAATGAAAGAACCGAAACATCCAACGCAAGATCTTAAGATAATTGATGGAGTGGCCCAAGATCTTTTTTAATCATTTGAAATTCTTTACGCAACTTACAAACAATAATATACTCAACACTCTCTTGCACATGTAACTCTATCTTAAGGTTCACACGTGAATTTTAGTGTGAACTTACTGGAACGAACACTAGCTTATCATTGGTTGGCTCTGTACAAGTTTTAACAGAGTACTAGTGATATTGTCCATTTTGAACATAGGTCCACACAGCTCTAAAACGCATCACAGGGATCTAAGGCATGTTTCCTCGTGTGTAACATCACTTTTGTGTCTTGTGGACATGGAATCACCTAGGGTATTATATACACTGACAATCTCCCTAGGGACTAAACATCTTtactgaggtttgccccaccatcgTTCGAAGTTACATGTGGAGCAGCTCTAATACCATATAAAAGAAGTTGATCATCCAATCCATTCAATTATAGATGAGATGATGGAGTGGGCCTAAAACCTTTTTACACCATTTGGAAGTATTTACACTACCATGTGGGACAACAATATACTCAACAACTTCAATGCTAGGAAGATTGTGGCAGTATATGCGTAGCATTTTTTGAGACATGTATACTTTCTTTTACTCTAAATGAAATCCAGCCAAACAAAATTCTTCCGAAGTTCTTGTCACAAAGTAAAGGAGAATTCTTCAGAAGTACGCGTAAGTATAGTACTTAGGCTCAATCTAGATACTTGGATCTCTAAAGACAAGTTTAGGCGATGAATGACCTTGCTTGGTGCAGAGCCGTTAGATTGTTCCTTTAATAGCTTTTTAACTGCGTGTACCTTAGAAtccttataaaaagaaaaaaaaactgtatgTACCTTAGAATCTTTTGTTTCTAGTGAGTTTATACATATTAGCACTATTTCTTCCTTCCAGAGTCATAGATAGCCTTTTCAATTTTCTATTCGATTACCACGATGCGGAAACATCCTTCCGCAAGTCCAAACAAGAGGAAAAACAAAAGAGAAATGAAGATAGAAAGAGAATCTAAATGAAGCTCCATAAGTATGATGTTGCATATAAAGCAAAAGAAGAGAATTTAAAGATGGTATGGTTTTTTATTTTTCAAGTCTAAGTGTCCATGATCTGCGAAAACCTAAAAGTCGGGCATGAGAAAAAGGGCAACTGTTGAGAGGTGGTAATACAAAAACATTTATCCAGGAGTCATAGCAGTTGGGAACTTGCAAGGTAATTCTAATGGTCACAAGTACCTAATCAAGAAGTATTTAAAAAGCACAGGTGGAATACCAAAGAGAAATGCAAAGATGTAATGTCAAAAAAGAAAGCAGTCAAAGGATGTCTGAGAGTGACGCCAGAAGCAGATTTATGTCCAAGTGCATATGTGACAAGGACCAAATGAGTGTAGAGGAGATAGAAagatagatagatatatatagagagagagggagagagaaagaTTACTTTAGCAGGCTATCTAATTCTTCTTCAGTAAGGCAGCATTCCCTGCCTAAACCATCAGTTATGAGGTCTTCAGGGGTCTCAGTTCCCCTTACAGCAATTACAACGGATTTCACATTATGCAAAACCACAATAAAATATGCTGCTTTACACTTCCCCTGAAACAGAGATATGGAAgttgttatttttttaaaaacgaAAGACAATATCTCTTTTTTGGATAAGAAAAATTAAAGACAATATTATAAGGAAACACAATGGTACAAAACCTAttcctgccccccccccccccccccccaaaaaaaatccgaaataagatatgtaaagtaCTCATGGTTTCACTTGAttcaaaatataaataaaaaaaaaaaaaaagacatggcAAACTTTTGAGAGATGTATAGGAATTGTTGCCTGGAATTCAATAACGTAGAAGAGCTAAGATGGAAACTAAAAGACAGAAATCTAGTCGGAGggcaagaagaagaagagaagtaGCGTCAAGGCTGTCAAAGACTGGAGAGAAGTCTGCAATCAACCGGAGCGGAGTTGCAGTGTCACGTGTCAGTTCAAAGTCATAATTTCTCTAATAATCGGTATTTATAGTCTGATGGTCTTAGTGCCACAACGTCTGTCCCCGCATTTATGATAAGATGGCCTTACTAATGACAAAATGTTTTTCTATCTTCAAGCTTTGACTTTCTCCTGTCTAAGCATGCACTTCAGTGAAGTTGCATTGTTACCCCCAGAGCAATCAGCCCTCACCTTGAATTGCCTCATACTACAAAGTGGTCGCTTTTCAAAATTAGAATCAAAGTCTTCAACTAATTCAAACTTATGAAATTACAGGCCTTATGAAATGACAATCTGACAGTTCAAACTTCATACGGTTTATAAATAGCTTAGACATCAAAATATAGTTCACGTGGTTAGGCAATTGCATGGTTTCAATATGTCCTTACAAACATAGAACGAAATAGATAAGCGGACAAAAGTTTGTGATTTACTGTTTAGAATCTGGTAGTGCTATTACATAGGTAGCTCGTACAATCAGAAAATAATATTACACTCATGTCTATTAACACCACACCTGGATGGTTAGGTGATCAGTGATCAGAACTTAGGAATGTCATCGCAAAACATCTGCAGCCTAAAATAGCCTACAAATCTAAAGCTAGACTTACTTGATTAACACGCCCTTTTCTGAGCATATGTGCTGACAAATGAACGTGTTTCAAGAAGGCTGCTGCATGACCTCGCCACCAGTTGTCACCTTCTAGTAAAGGGCGCCTACATCAATAGATTTTGATtccaaaaggaaaaagaagaatcAAGCACCTATACGAAGAACCAAACAACAGTTTGAAAATGCCAAAGTGCCATAGAGATTAGGGTTCGGGATCCTCTAAGGAAGCAGATTTAAAGAAGTCAATAATCCTTAGCAGGAACCTTCATTTGATTGTGCTGGGTCTTAAATTATCAGGTATCTGAACATAAATAAAGAAAGCTACATGAACCAAGGTAATTCCACTTTATCCTTTTATGTCTAATATCAGTTGCTGGCCACCAGTACAAGACTAGACATACATTTGAAGTTTCCTGAGTGGAGCAAGCAGTTATCATGCACCAAGGGTTGTACTGTGTATGTATGTCTGATACTCTAGGATACTTAAGAGCAAAGAGTGATGAGCATCTTAACGTTTCTCAAGATCTTTCAGGTTTAAGAAGGCTAATTCCTTTAAGCCAAAGCTCTTAGAGGTGATCTGAAGATTATTACTTCTTTTACTAGCAAGAATTGGAGCCTGTATATGGTCTATTTAAGGGAACAATCATTTGTTTGTTTCATCCCCATACTACAAAGCTCGATTCTCCTCCCATTAAACAGTAAAATCAAAATGTTAAGAGAATCTAATATGCCATATTTCAGTTCTTACATCCTGTCAACTCATATAGGAGTCCATTTATTCTCGATCTTTTGTTCCcatgtaaattttttttttttttttttttttttgagaactGGTATGTTGCCTTTGGTTCCCCTGTATTATCCATCCATATGCAAACTTATGACTTGAAGCCAAATACACTTCTATTTTTTTCCACTGAAGCCCTTTGTTTCCAACTATAAAAAGCCAATGCTGTTACATGCTATAACAATCCAAAGTTGCTGATCTACAACCAAGATAAACCAGTGGGTGTCTGACCTGTTCCAAAGCCAGGGAGCAAGAATCCCTTGCCTATAGAGCCATGAACAAGAAAAAAGTACAGGATTTCTTCCTATATCAAGTAATAGACCCTGCAATTGACCATTCCACATCAAAATAAGCAGAACGAGAATCAAGTCAAATTGAAATGCTTTGTTGTCATACCGTGTAGGCTGCTTCAGCAAATGGATGATAGAAAGCAGCCTCGCGCATCCTTTCCAAGGGTACAACCATTGACTCTTCATACGATTTAGAGAAGGAACGAGGATTCTGCAATAAAGCTAGTCCTGAATATCAAGAAGAGATCATTTTCTTTTACCTTACTGACAGAAAGAGGTAAGCTTGTTTTCAAAGTGAATACTTACAAATCGAGGAAATAGAAAACAAATACAATACTTAAAGCACTTCTAGCATTCATCACTATCATTTTTACTGTAATTTTGGATGAGAACTGTACTGAACAAAATGCGCAAAACAATAAGGAAAACCTTGATCT includes these proteins:
- the LOC132609483 gene encoding uncharacterized protein LOC132609483 isoform X2; the encoded protein is MHGGHIIGRTVLEEDEVCSVAQLLGDLVTYRASGTGHLELLAGLALLQNPRSFSKSYEESMVVPLERMREAAFYHPFAEAAYTGLLLDIGRNPVLFSCSWLYRQGILAPWLWNRRPLLEGDNWWRGHAAAFLKHVHLSAHMLRKGRVNQGKCKAAYFIVVLHNVKSVVIAVRGTETPEDLITDGLGRECCLTEEELDSLLNGNHFDPCIRQRVVSSTPHHAHSGVVEAARDLYMQVDGNSGDGGFLSSLLGVGCECEGYGVRIVGHSLGGAIAALLGMKLRKQYPDLHVYTYGALPCVGLVVADVCSEFITSIVNNDEFSARLSVASIMRLQAAALKALSEDGTVDITTILKLAHHFTSLTVCQKSMNDGESSVNSLSSCTNQINHSQLENGLAKHEPGSSVLHDLDTDLSSDDKIGSTDSLNRFNSPFNCSTSGSSPFGDPLTEFMEAVPSSQNKSSLSIPELYLPGLVIHIVPQKDGLHQPLWKRLRTWERSCRFRAYVAKREAFKDIIVSPYMFLDHLPWRCQNALENILKTGKLKAPDDASEIV
- the LOC132609483 gene encoding uncharacterized protein LOC132609483 isoform X1 → MSPLLPIPKKSRNPRPFVGFKSFRKMVPIKAPEFKRLRRSALVLGVSNALIIIMGVVIVIVARNSCGHKGIAPVIVLMVVSLTRICAMIGTGIAQQHTASSILTSQTDLPDSQAAIRHQRRRKYRRLLLWTRIASVITMVQLLGAVFLLFSVTNLFHRDTASSNCLRGILSNGSRWQRNMLILFMVITSYVAPVQCFAGADVLRWRSFYATEDNAWRAHYREVFDHGIREALCCLGRVKYLTVLEEDEVCSVAQLLGDLVTYRASGTGHLELLAGLALLQNPRSFSKSYEESMVVPLERMREAAFYHPFAEAAYTGLLLDIGRNPVLFSCSWLYRQGILAPWLWNRRPLLEGDNWWRGHAAAFLKHVHLSAHMLRKGRVNQGKCKAAYFIVVLHNVKSVVIAVRGTETPEDLITDGLGRECCLTEEELDSLLNGNHFDPCIRQRVVSSTPHHAHSGVVEAARDLYMQVDGNSGDGGFLSSLLGVGCECEGYGVRIVGHSLGGAIAALLGMKLRKQYPDLHVYTYGALPCVGLVVADVCSEFITSIVNNDEFSARLSVASIMRLQAAALKALSEDGTVDITTILKLAHHFTSLTVCQKSMNDGESSVNSLSSCTNQINHSQLENGLAKHEPGSSVLHDLDTDLSSDDKIGSTDSLNRFNSPFNCSTSGSSPFGDPLTEFMEAVPSSQNKSSLSIPELYLPGLVIHIVPQKDGLHQPLWKRLRTWERSCRFRAYVAKREAFKDIIVSPYMFLDHLPWRCQNALENILKTGKLKAPDDASEIV